A genomic window from Algoriphagus sp. Y33 includes:
- a CDS encoding flotillin family protein, with protein MDPLILIVVATVVVFVTILALVSRYKRCPSDKILVVYGKTGGTSARCIHGGGAFIWPVIQDYAYLDLKPISIEANLTNALSRQNIRVDVPCRFTIAISTDTDTMNTAAERLLGLAHEQIQELSKDILFGQLRLVIATMTIEEINSDRDKFLESISKNVDSELKKIGLKLINVNVTDIKDESGYIEALGKEAAAKAINEAKISVAEQEKIGETGKALADREKDVQIADTQRDRDVKIAITNKNREVSIAEAAKDESIGKAEAQRDTRVKTSEANAIAIKGENEAKISIAQSDAQRREKEAEALRIALASEKVQSAKALEEAYLAEQKAETARAERERSTQNANIVIPAEIAKQRAIIDAQAEAERIREHAKGEADAIYAKMEAEAKGLFEILTKQAEGYREVVSAAGGDPTKAFQLLLIEKLPELVKTQVEAVKNIKIDKITVWDSGQGENGNGSTANFVSGMMKTVPPLNELFNMAGLNLPTYLKGDDLKEPPQAKEKPKPEE; from the coding sequence ATGGATCCATTAATTCTTATTGTTGTCGCGACAGTTGTTGTCTTCGTGACTATTTTGGCACTCGTCTCCCGTTACAAACGCTGTCCTTCTGACAAAATACTTGTCGTCTATGGGAAAACAGGAGGCACTTCCGCCAGATGTATACATGGCGGTGGAGCTTTCATCTGGCCGGTAATTCAGGATTATGCTTATCTGGACTTGAAACCGATTTCCATTGAAGCTAATCTGACCAATGCACTAAGCCGTCAGAATATCCGGGTGGACGTTCCCTGTAGATTCACTATTGCTATTTCTACTGACACAGACACGATGAATACAGCTGCCGAGCGTCTATTGGGTCTAGCACATGAGCAAATCCAAGAGCTTTCAAAAGATATTCTTTTTGGTCAGTTACGTTTGGTGATTGCGACAATGACCATTGAAGAAATTAACTCTGACAGAGATAAATTTCTAGAAAGTATCTCCAAGAATGTGGACAGCGAGCTGAAGAAAATCGGCTTGAAACTGATAAACGTCAACGTAACGGATATCAAAGACGAATCGGGATACATCGAGGCTCTGGGAAAAGAAGCTGCCGCAAAAGCAATCAACGAAGCAAAAATCTCAGTAGCTGAGCAAGAGAAAATCGGTGAAACCGGAAAAGCTCTTGCAGATCGTGAAAAAGACGTTCAGATTGCTGACACCCAGCGTGACCGTGATGTGAAAATCGCGATTACCAATAAAAACCGGGAAGTCAGTATAGCTGAGGCTGCAAAAGACGAAAGTATCGGTAAAGCCGAAGCGCAACGAGACACCCGTGTAAAAACATCGGAGGCGAATGCCATTGCGATCAAAGGGGAAAACGAAGCCAAAATCTCCATTGCCCAATCCGATGCACAGCGAAGGGAAAAAGAGGCAGAGGCTTTGAGGATTGCACTTGCCTCGGAAAAAGTGCAAAGTGCAAAGGCTCTAGAGGAAGCCTACCTAGCGGAGCAAAAAGCAGAAACAGCCAGGGCAGAAAGAGAACGCTCCACGCAAAATGCCAACATTGTCATTCCGGCAGAAATAGCCAAACAACGGGCAATCATAGATGCACAAGCAGAGGCTGAGCGAATCAGAGAGCATGCAAAAGGTGAAGCTGATGCGATCTATGCTAAGATGGAAGCCGAAGCAAAAGGGCTCTTTGAAATATTGACGAAACAAGCAGAAGGCTACCGGGAGGTTGTAAGTGCTGCGGGGGGAGATCCTACCAAAGCATTCCAATTGCTACTGATTGAGAAACTGCCTGAACTGGTAAAAACCCAAGTGGAAGCAGTGAAAAATATTAAGATTGATAAAATCACGGTTTGGGATTCGGGACAAGGTGAAAACGGAAACGGCTCCACAGCCAATTTTGTCTCTGGAATGATGAAGACAGTTCCACCATTAAATGAATTATTCAACATGGCGGGCTTGAATCTGCCTACATACTTGAAGGGAGATGACTTAAAAGAGCCGCCCCAAGCCAAAGAGAAGCCGAAACCTGAAGAGTAA
- the upp gene encoding uracil phosphoribosyltransferase — MFVLSDTSSIANHFLREMRDVSIQHDRMRFRRNLERMGEIMAYEISKSFEYVSEKIETPLTPTFALAPVEQPVIISVMRASLPFYNGFLNYFDQADSGFIGAFRDESQPGEITVQLGYHASPTVEGRIIILADPMLATGKSLIEAIQTILSHGTPKHIHIAAVIAAPEGIQYLKENSRCSYSLWLGAIDEKLNHQSYIVPGLGDAGDLAFGPKL; from the coding sequence ATGTTTGTTCTTTCTGACACATCATCTATAGCAAATCATTTCCTTCGGGAAATGCGGGATGTAAGTATTCAACATGACCGGATGCGCTTCCGTAGAAATTTGGAGCGCATGGGCGAAATAATGGCCTATGAAATCTCAAAATCTTTTGAATACGTTTCTGAGAAAATTGAAACTCCGCTTACCCCCACTTTCGCATTAGCCCCGGTAGAACAACCTGTAATTATCTCAGTGATGAGAGCCTCTTTACCTTTTTACAATGGATTTTTGAATTATTTTGATCAGGCTGACAGTGGGTTTATCGGCGCTTTTAGAGATGAGAGTCAACCGGGAGAAATCACGGTTCAACTTGGATATCATGCCAGTCCCACAGTAGAAGGGAGAATTATCATCCTTGCTGATCCTATGCTTGCAACTGGCAAATCACTGATAGAGGCCATACAAACTATACTGTCCCACGGCACTCCCAAACATATCCACATAGCCGCAGTCATTGCAGCACCTGAGGGCATCCAATACCTCAAAGAAAACAGCAGGTGTTCCTATTCCCTCTGGCTGGGAGCAATTGATGAAAAATTAAATCACCAATCCTACATTGTCCCCGGACTGGGCGATGCAGGAGATCTTGCTTTTGGTCCAAAACTTTAA
- the sdaAA gene encoding L-serine ammonia-lyase, iron-sulfur-dependent, subunit alpha: MSYLFESFEGWKSYCGEKNMSLPESVIEYEVDQKNGTGDKIKAGLLQAYAVMKDAVKTGLEEEMISRSGMINNGAKKVYNHPLAVLSPEFQKLISRALAAKEVNSCMGRVVAAPTAGASGILPGTLVTLQEIHGLSDEQIVEGLLVGAGIALIIEEKASLAGAVGGCQAETGSAAAMASGAIVYCLGGNTDQIFNAVAVTIQCMLGLVCDPVAGLVEVPCVVRNASAAAIAFSSAQIALANVSAVIPVDECVEAMGEVGASMESRYKETAMGGLAATLTGQAIAERVLIKDIEILPDDELKE, encoded by the coding sequence ATGAGCTATTTGTTTGAATCTTTTGAAGGTTGGAAAAGCTATTGTGGAGAGAAGAATATGTCACTGCCTGAGTCGGTGATCGAATACGAAGTCGATCAGAAAAACGGAACAGGGGATAAGATCAAAGCTGGGCTTCTTCAGGCTTATGCTGTCATGAAGGATGCGGTGAAAACCGGTCTGGAGGAAGAGATGATCTCTCGCTCCGGAATGATCAACAATGGGGCAAAGAAAGTTTACAATCATCCATTAGCAGTACTTTCTCCAGAGTTTCAGAAGTTGATCTCTAGGGCTTTGGCAGCCAAGGAAGTCAATTCATGCATGGGAAGAGTGGTCGCTGCCCCTACGGCCGGTGCAAGTGGGATTCTTCCCGGGACGCTGGTCACCCTTCAGGAAATCCATGGATTAAGTGATGAGCAAATTGTCGAAGGACTTTTGGTAGGAGCCGGGATTGCTTTGATTATCGAAGAAAAGGCAAGCTTGGCAGGAGCTGTGGGCGGTTGCCAAGCAGAGACCGGTTCCGCTGCCGCGATGGCTTCCGGAGCGATAGTGTATTGCTTGGGTGGAAATACAGATCAAATATTCAATGCAGTCGCCGTCACTATTCAGTGTATGCTGGGATTGGTTTGTGATCCTGTGGCAGGATTGGTAGAAGTGCCCTGTGTTGTAAGGAATGCAAGTGCAGCAGCCATTGCATTCAGTTCGGCCCAGATAGCTTTGGCCAATGTAAGTGCGGTAATTCCCGTGGACGAATGCGTGGAGGCAATGGGAGAAGTAGGAGCCTCAATGGAAAGCAGGTATAAGGAAACAGCGATGGGAGGATTGGCTGCGACATTGACAGGGCAGGCTATTGCCGAGCGGGTGTTGATAAAAGATATTGAGATCTTACCCGACGATGAATTAAAGGAATAG
- a CDS encoding lipocalin family protein: METVPYVDLEKYAGDWYEIASFPQSFQKECTCTKANYSANEDGTITVINSCNLPEGKTKISTAKAFVEDGSGNAKLKVQFFWPLKGKYWIIDLAKDYSYAVVGHPNHNYLWILSRTPEIDDTLYEKLLEGIAEKGFDIGKLEKTIQSEC; this comes from the coding sequence CTGGAAACTGTTCCTTACGTAGACCTTGAAAAATACGCTGGAGACTGGTATGAGATCGCTTCGTTTCCCCAGTCTTTTCAAAAAGAATGCACGTGCACCAAAGCGAACTATTCAGCGAATGAAGACGGCACCATAACCGTGATAAACAGCTGTAATCTACCCGAAGGGAAAACAAAAATTTCCACCGCAAAGGCCTTTGTAGAGGATGGCTCAGGCAATGCCAAGCTAAAAGTGCAGTTCTTTTGGCCATTGAAGGGAAAATACTGGATCATAGACTTAGCCAAAGATTACTCTTATGCTGTGGTCGGACATCCCAATCACAACTATCTCTGGATCCTATCCAGAACACCTGAGATAGATGATACGCTCTACGAAAAACTTCTGGAAGGTATTGCCGAAAAAGGGTTTGATATCGGCAAACTTGAAAAAACAATTCAATCTGAATGCTGA
- the lipA gene encoding lipoyl synthase: MIELPVISEEATRRKKPDWLRVKLPVGKEYAKVRKLVDEHKLHTICESGNCPNMGECWGAGTATFMILGNVCTRSCSFCAVATGRPPEYDTDEPRRVAEAIKLMGVKHAVLTSVNRDELKDKGAEIWYQTVIQTKELSPATTIETLIPDVKSNWDALYRMISGGQEVVSHNMETVESLYRRVRPQAKYARSLEQTKLTKEFGKRTKTGIMLGLGEKKEEVFKAMDDLAAHGCDILTLGQYLQPTKMHIEVAEFIHPDLFAEYREEGLARGLKYVESGPLVRSSYHAERHVNV; encoded by the coding sequence ATGATCGAATTACCTGTAATTTCCGAAGAAGCCACCCGAAGAAAAAAGCCGGATTGGCTTAGGGTGAAACTTCCCGTGGGGAAAGAATATGCCAAAGTCCGCAAGCTGGTAGATGAGCATAAGCTTCACACCATTTGCGAAAGCGGCAATTGCCCAAATATGGGCGAATGCTGGGGAGCCGGTACCGCCACCTTTATGATTTTAGGAAATGTATGTACACGCTCTTGTTCATTTTGCGCTGTGGCGACAGGCAGACCGCCTGAGTACGATACTGATGAGCCTAGAAGAGTAGCCGAAGCGATCAAACTCATGGGTGTAAAGCATGCTGTGCTGACCTCAGTAAACAGAGATGAGCTGAAAGACAAAGGCGCTGAAATCTGGTATCAAACAGTGATTCAGACCAAAGAACTCTCTCCTGCCACTACTATAGAAACTCTTATCCCCGATGTAAAATCTAATTGGGATGCCCTCTATAGGATGATCAGTGGAGGCCAGGAAGTAGTTTCCCACAACATGGAAACCGTGGAAAGTCTCTACCGCAGAGTTCGCCCTCAAGCTAAATATGCCCGATCCCTTGAGCAGACTAAATTGACAAAGGAATTTGGAAAGAGAACCAAAACGGGAATTATGCTAGGTTTGGGAGAGAAAAAGGAAGAGGTCTTCAAGGCTATGGATGACTTGGCAGCCCATGGCTGTGACATTCTTACCCTAGGCCAATACCTTCAACCTACCAAAATGCATATCGAAGTGGCCGAATTTATACATCCTGACCTTTTTGCGGAATACAGAGAAGAGGGGCTGGCAAGGGGATTAAAATATGTGGAATCCGGACCTTTGGTTCGATCCTCATATCATGCAGAAAGACATGTAAACGTCTAG
- a CDS encoding M28 family peptidase: protein MNKSLLLTGAMALGLALPSLAQQPVQVKYANTITAGDLKERLTYLASDEMKGRDTGSEEQKVAANYLADFYKKIGLAGPVEGSYLQPVELVSSSFGEVSLKVGKNKLVNNEDFVFIGDGDMKKTAKTDLVFLGLVSDENLAKVDVKGKLVGIWAVGVRSNDLLTKVMDAGATGIVLVSMEGQANFDRIANRYKSLVGKGRVGFAKPTEQKPVFMVSSDKMAELFATPVEDLKEAAKSSPETVKSQKASYHIEKTIEEIESSNVLGYLEGTDKKDELLVISSHYDHVGVSSTGEVFNGADDDGSGTVSVTEIAEAFAAAAKDGIKPRRSILFLNVTGEEKGLLGSEYYSDYPIFPLENTVVNFNIDMVGRIDYEYQDAENTDFVYVIGSEMLSTDLKKILEYNNITYSDLILDYRYDAEDDPNRFYYRSDHYNFAKHNIPVAFFFNGVHDDYHQVTDTVDKIEFELMEKRARLIFYTAWDVANRDKRLPVDGTNTRTEE from the coding sequence ATGAATAAAAGTCTGTTATTGACGGGTGCAATGGCTTTGGGTCTTGCACTGCCGTCGTTGGCGCAGCAACCTGTACAGGTGAAGTATGCCAACACCATCACCGCAGGAGACCTGAAAGAGCGCCTCACTTATCTAGCTTCTGACGAAATGAAAGGTAGAGACACAGGATCTGAAGAACAAAAAGTAGCTGCAAATTATCTTGCGGATTTTTACAAAAAGATTGGACTGGCCGGACCTGTAGAGGGAAGCTATCTGCAGCCTGTTGAATTGGTGAGCTCCTCTTTTGGCGAAGTTTCCCTGAAAGTAGGTAAAAACAAACTTGTCAACAATGAAGACTTCGTTTTCATCGGGGATGGAGACATGAAGAAGACAGCAAAAACCGATCTCGTTTTTCTGGGTTTGGTCTCTGACGAAAATCTTGCAAAAGTTGACGTTAAAGGCAAATTGGTAGGGATATGGGCTGTAGGTGTAAGGTCCAATGATCTTCTTACCAAGGTAATGGATGCAGGTGCTACCGGTATCGTATTGGTTAGTATGGAAGGTCAGGCAAACTTTGACCGTATTGCGAACCGCTATAAGAGCTTAGTCGGAAAGGGAAGAGTTGGCTTCGCCAAGCCAACTGAGCAAAAGCCTGTTTTTATGGTAAGCTCTGATAAAATGGCGGAGTTGTTTGCTACTCCGGTGGAAGACTTGAAGGAAGCTGCAAAATCAAGTCCTGAAACTGTCAAGTCTCAAAAAGCTTCTTACCATATCGAAAAGACAATTGAAGAAATTGAAAGTTCTAATGTATTGGGATACTTGGAAGGAACCGACAAAAAAGACGAATTGCTCGTTATTTCCTCCCACTACGACCACGTGGGTGTGAGCAGCACCGGTGAGGTATTCAATGGCGCTGATGATGATGGATCAGGAACTGTATCTGTCACTGAAATCGCCGAGGCATTTGCTGCAGCAGCAAAAGACGGAATCAAACCAAGAAGATCCATCCTTTTTCTAAATGTCACAGGTGAAGAAAAAGGACTTTTGGGATCTGAATATTACTCAGACTATCCAATTTTCCCGTTGGAGAATACGGTAGTGAATTTCAACATCGACATGGTAGGTAGAATTGACTACGAATACCAAGATGCTGAAAACACGGATTTTGTCTATGTGATCGGTTCAGAAATGCTTTCTACGGATTTGAAAAAAATCCTGGAATACAACAACATCACTTACTCTGATCTAATCTTGGACTATAGATATGATGCCGAGGATGACCCAAACAGATTCTATTACAGGTCTGACCACTACAATTTTGCTAAACACAATATCCCGGTGGCTTTCTTCTTCAACGGAGTTCACGATGACTACCACCAAGTAACTGATACGGTGGACAAAATAGAATTCGAGCTAATGGAAAAGAGAGCAAGGTTGATTTTCTATACCGCTTGGGATGTAGCCAATAGGGACAAAAGACTTCCTGTAGACGGAACCAACACAAGAACAGAAGAATAA
- a CDS encoding NfeD family protein, protein MEFLEGLDPQLKLFWYIAIPISLVFILQTILTFVGSGGSDGIEADFDGDLDGAEAPFQLFSLRNLINFLLGFSWAGISFYAIIPNYPLLLLISLTIGFAFVYSFFLIIRQIQKLGEDNTFRLEKTLNKIANVYLAIPGNMQGKGKIMVSLNGSVRELDAMTEQDKIETNATVRIMRVESGNILIVEKL, encoded by the coding sequence ATGGAATTTTTAGAGGGATTAGATCCTCAACTCAAACTGTTTTGGTATATCGCTATACCTATTTCATTGGTTTTCATACTCCAGACGATCTTGACATTTGTAGGATCAGGAGGCTCTGACGGCATTGAGGCTGACTTTGATGGGGATTTGGATGGTGCAGAAGCTCCATTCCAGCTTTTCTCCTTGCGAAACCTGATCAATTTCTTGCTCGGATTTAGCTGGGCAGGGATTTCTTTTTATGCGATAATCCCAAATTACCCCCTACTTCTGCTAATCAGTTTGACAATAGGATTTGCTTTTGTTTATTCCTTTTTTCTAATAATTAGGCAAATTCAAAAGCTAGGAGAAGACAACACTTTTCGTTTGGAAAAAACGCTGAATAAAATTGCCAACGTTTATCTAGCCATTCCCGGCAACATGCAGGGCAAAGGAAAAATTATGGTAAGCCTGAATGGTTCGGTGCGTGAACTTGATGCTATGACTGAACAAGATAAAATAGAAACCAATGCCACCGTTAGAATCATGCGGGTAGAAAGTGGCAATATCCTCATCGTAGAAAAGCTTTAA
- a CDS encoding calcium/sodium antiporter — protein MLPYFLLFLGLIILLYGGKILVDGASAMAVKLGMSAGLIGMTVVAFGTSAPELLVSVNAALKGNSDISIGNVVGSNIANLGLVLGISGLFYPILIKKSHIRVDYLVTLLVSILFYALSYNGFIELWEGIFLFGLFIAFNVYLFKGPNADLIDNTEVEEEIEQVKNYSWFASIGLFLGGVVGLYFGSELLVNNAVKISREFGVSERIIGVTIIAIGTSLPELITSIIAALSKRTDLALGNILGSNIMNILSIIGLTAIIKPIGVSQAFIDSDFLWMLGITLLLFVLMRAKMRISKVEGSLLLASYLAYLYFLL, from the coding sequence ATGCTTCCCTATTTCCTCTTATTTCTTGGTTTGATCATTCTCCTCTATGGAGGAAAAATATTAGTAGACGGTGCTTCCGCCATGGCGGTAAAGTTAGGCATGAGTGCCGGACTGATTGGGATGACCGTAGTCGCATTCGGCACCTCTGCACCTGAGCTGCTGGTCAGTGTAAATGCCGCACTCAAGGGAAATAGCGATATTTCTATTGGAAATGTAGTTGGTTCCAATATTGCCAACCTTGGACTTGTTCTCGGGATAAGCGGATTATTCTATCCAATCTTGATTAAGAAAAGTCATATCAGAGTAGATTATCTGGTCACTTTATTGGTCTCGATCCTTTTCTATGCATTAAGCTACAATGGGTTTATTGAGCTCTGGGAAGGTATCTTCTTGTTCGGATTGTTTATAGCCTTCAATGTCTATCTCTTCAAAGGTCCAAATGCGGACTTAATCGACAACACAGAAGTAGAAGAAGAAATCGAGCAGGTGAAAAACTACTCTTGGTTTGCATCCATTGGCCTATTTTTAGGTGGAGTAGTAGGCTTATACTTTGGATCCGAACTATTAGTGAATAACGCCGTGAAAATCTCCAGAGAGTTCGGAGTATCAGAACGGATAATCGGAGTGACCATCATCGCCATCGGCACAAGCTTGCCCGAGCTTATCACCTCGATTATAGCAGCATTGTCCAAACGAACGGACTTGGCATTAGGCAATATTCTTGGTAGCAACATCATGAATATTCTGTCCATAATTGGCCTTACTGCGATCATTAAGCCAATTGGCGTATCGCAGGCATTCATCGATTCTGATTTCTTATGGATGCTGGGAATTACGCTTCTCTTATTCGTTTTAATGCGTGCGAAGATGCGCATTTCAAAAGTTGAAGGCTCACTGCTTTTAGCAAGCTATCTTGCCTATTTGTATTTCCTACTGTAA
- a CDS encoding OsmC family protein, which yields MSTIKSSYLGNLRTESEHLQSGVKILTDAPVDNNGKGEAFSPTDLVASALGSCMVTIMGIVANRDSVSLEGLTWDVTKVMQASPRKISEIIVDFHWGNPVNDAAMIQKLKNAAKTCPVALSLDPEIKQTLKFDF from the coding sequence ATGTCCACTATAAAAAGTTCATATTTAGGGAATTTGAGAACGGAATCAGAACACCTGCAATCAGGTGTGAAAATTCTCACCGATGCTCCTGTAGATAATAATGGAAAGGGAGAAGCTTTTTCTCCGACTGATTTGGTCGCTAGTGCTTTAGGAAGCTGTATGGTGACTATTATGGGAATTGTGGCTAACAGAGATTCTGTTTCCTTGGAAGGTTTGACGTGGGATGTGACCAAAGTAATGCAGGCCTCACCCCGAAAAATAAGTGAAATCATTGTTGATTTCCATTGGGGAAATCCCGTTAATGATGCTGCGATGATCCAAAAATTGAAGAATGCAGCCAAAACCTGCCCTGTTGCCTTAAGCTTGGATCCGGAAATTAAGCAGACCTTGAAGTTCGATTTCTAG
- the gcvP gene encoding aminomethyl-transferring glycine dehydrogenase has protein sequence MKINLSNAVKFESRHNGPTDAEITAMLEKIGASSLEELINQTVPKSIQLERPLDLPAAKLESDFLKDFKKLASKNKVFKSFIGLGYYDTLVPGVILRNVLENPGWYTAYTPYQAEIAQGRLEALINFQTVVMELTGMELANASLLDEGTAAAEAMNMLFAVKPREKKNATKFFVDEKVFPQTKAVLETRAEPVGIDLVFGSIDSLDLTDENLFGVLFQYPDADGEVRDYSAIVAAAKENNVTTAFAADLLALTLLTAPGEMGADVVVGSSQRFGVPMGYGGPHAGFFATKEAYKRQIPGRIIGVSQDREGNKAYRMALQTREQHIKREKATSNICTAQVLLAVMASFYAVYHGPKGLKNIALRTHGLTKLTAKALEQLGYEVTSKNYFDTIKVGIEAKSLTTIQSLALSSEMNFRYEYDTVFLTFDEAKTLKDVASVVKVFAKVKGVEAPNLSALASDINLELPEALVRQSEYLTHPVFNNFQSEHEMLRYIKRLENKDLSLVHSMISLGSCTMKLNATAEMIPVTWPEFGQMHPFAPTDQTAGYQELFANLRHWLNEITGFADTSLQPNSGAQGEFAGLMVIRAYHQSRGDHHRNVALIPTSAHGTNPASAVMAGMKVVLVKCDEKGNIDIEDLRAKATAHSTDLSALLVTYPSTHGVFEVAIQEICEIIHENGGQVYMDGANMNAQVGLTSPGRIGADVCHLNLHKTFCIPHGGGGPGMGPICVASHLAPFLPGNPVVKAGGELAVSSISAAPYGSASILPISYAYIAMMGGDGLKNATKMAILNANYIKERLKDYFPILYTGTQGRAAHEMIVDCRAFKEVGVEVEDIAKRLMDYGYHAPTVSFPVAGTLMIEPTESETKAELDKFCDALLSIRAEIREIEDGIADKVENVLKNAPHTAMMALTDNWELPYSREKAVYPLSYVKENKFWPSVRRIDSAFGDRNLICSCIPVEDYASEEA, from the coding sequence ATGAAGATCAATCTTTCTAATGCTGTCAAGTTTGAGAGCAGACACAATGGCCCGACAGATGCAGAGATCACAGCTATGCTGGAGAAAATCGGAGCCTCATCTTTAGAGGAATTAATAAACCAAACTGTACCGAAATCCATCCAATTGGAACGCCCGTTGGATTTGCCTGCCGCAAAGCTTGAGTCGGACTTTTTGAAGGATTTCAAAAAACTTGCTTCTAAAAACAAAGTATTCAAGTCTTTCATAGGCTTGGGGTATTATGACACATTGGTGCCGGGAGTGATTTTGAGAAATGTGCTGGAGAATCCTGGATGGTATACCGCATACACTCCATATCAGGCAGAAATCGCCCAAGGTAGATTGGAAGCTCTGATCAATTTTCAGACTGTGGTGATGGAGTTGACAGGGATGGAACTTGCCAATGCTTCTCTTCTAGATGAAGGAACTGCTGCTGCAGAGGCGATGAACATGCTTTTTGCGGTGAAACCAAGAGAGAAAAAGAATGCTACAAAATTCTTTGTGGACGAAAAGGTTTTTCCTCAAACCAAGGCCGTATTGGAGACCAGAGCTGAGCCAGTGGGTATTGACTTGGTTTTTGGATCCATTGATTCCTTGGACTTGACAGACGAAAATCTATTCGGGGTTTTATTCCAATATCCGGATGCGGACGGTGAAGTGAGGGATTACTCTGCTATTGTTGCTGCCGCCAAGGAGAACAATGTGACGACTGCTTTTGCCGCAGACCTGTTGGCTTTGACACTTTTGACCGCTCCGGGAGAAATGGGAGCAGATGTGGTGGTTGGTTCGTCTCAGCGTTTTGGTGTGCCTATGGGCTATGGAGGGCCGCATGCCGGTTTCTTTGCTACCAAGGAAGCTTATAAGCGTCAGATCCCCGGGCGAATCATCGGAGTTTCTCAGGATCGTGAGGGCAACAAAGCCTACAGAATGGCTTTGCAGACACGTGAGCAGCATATCAAGAGAGAAAAGGCAACCTCAAATATCTGTACAGCACAGGTGCTTCTAGCTGTAATGGCCAGTTTCTACGCAGTCTATCACGGTCCAAAAGGACTGAAAAATATTGCGCTTAGAACTCATGGATTGACAAAACTTACAGCTAAAGCACTGGAGCAACTTGGGTATGAGGTGACATCAAAGAATTATTTTGACACGATAAAAGTAGGGATCGAAGCGAAATCGCTCACTACAATCCAGTCCTTGGCTTTGTCTTCGGAAATGAATTTCCGATACGAATACGATACTGTTTTCTTGACTTTTGATGAGGCTAAAACGTTGAAAGATGTAGCTTCTGTGGTGAAGGTCTTTGCAAAAGTGAAGGGAGTGGAAGCTCCGAATTTGTCCGCTTTGGCTTCGGATATTAACCTGGAGTTGCCGGAAGCATTGGTAAGGCAGTCAGAGTACCTGACTCATCCTGTATTCAATAATTTCCAAAGTGAACATGAAATGCTTCGCTACATCAAGCGTCTTGAGAACAAGGATTTGTCCTTGGTACACTCCATGATTTCGCTTGGTTCATGTACGATGAAACTGAATGCGACAGCCGAAATGATCCCTGTGACTTGGCCGGAATTCGGACAGATGCACCCATTTGCTCCGACCGATCAGACGGCAGGATACCAGGAGCTTTTTGCAAATTTGAGACACTGGCTTAATGAAATCACCGGTTTTGCTGATACATCTCTTCAGCCAAACTCCGGTGCGCAGGGTGAGTTTGCCGGATTGATGGTAATCCGTGCCTATCACCAGAGCAGAGGAGATCATCATAGAAATGTAGCATTAATTCCTACATCCGCTCACGGTACAAATCCTGCCTCTGCCGTGATGGCCGGGATGAAAGTCGTTTTGGTGAAATGTGATGAGAAAGGAAATATCGATATCGAAGATTTGAGAGCAAAAGCTACGGCACATTCAACTGATTTGTCAGCACTTCTAGTTACCTATCCTTCAACACACGGAGTATTTGAAGTAGCAATCCAAGAAATCTGTGAGATCATTCACGAAAATGGTGGGCAAGTTTACATGGATGGGGCCAATATGAATGCTCAGGTAGGATTGACTAGCCCAGGGAGAATTGGAGCTGACGTTTGCCACCTGAACCTTCACAAGACCTTCTGTATTCCCCACGGTGGTGGTGGACCCGGCATGGGGCCTATTTGTGTCGCAAGTCATTTGGCACCATTCCTTCCGGGTAATCCCGTGGTAAAAGCCGGTGGTGAGCTGGCGGTGTCGTCCATCTCGGCTGCACCTTATGGAAGTGCAAGTATTTTGCCTATCTCTTATGCCTACATTGCGATGATGGGTGGAGATGGTTTGAAGAATGCTACCAAGATGGCAATCCTAAATGCCAATTATATTAAGGAAAGACTGAAAGATTATTTTCCGATTCTATATACGGGCACGCAGGGAAGAGCAGCGCATGAGATGATTGTGGATTGCCGTGCGTTCAAAGAAGTGGGAGTGGAAGTAGAGGATATCGCTAAGCGATTGATGGATTATGGCTACCATGCGCCTACGGTTTCTTTCCCTGTAGCAGGCACGTTGATGATCGAGCCTACGGAGTCTGAGACCAAGGCTGAGCTGGACAAATTCTGTGATGCATTACTTTCTATCCGTGCAGAAATCCGGGAAATCGAAGACGGAATAGCTGATAAGGTGGAAAATGTATTGAAAAATGCACCGCACACTGCGATGATGGCTCTTACCGACAATTGGGAATTGCCATATTCCAGAGAAAAAGCGGTTTACCCACTTAGCTACGTGAAAGAAAATAAATTCTGGCCAAGTGTACGTAGAATTGACTCGGCGTTCGGAGACAGAAACTTGATCTGTAGCTGTATTCCTGTGGAGGATTATGCTAGCGAAGAAGCTTAA